GCGTCGGGTGGCGGCACATCATCGCCGTCCTGGTTTTCGATCGTTTCGTCCTCCTCGAAAGGCGACTCCAGATCAAACACCATGCCTTGGCCGTTTTCACGGGCATAGATCCCGAGAATGGCGCCGATCGGCACGAACAGCGTATGCGGCACGCCGCCAAAACGCCCTTCGAAGCTCACGGCTTCGTTGTCCATGTGCAAGTGGCGCACGGCACTGGGTGATACGTTCAACACAATCTGCCCGTCACTGGCAAAACCCTGCGGTACCTGAACCGCAGGAAATTCGGAATTGACCAGCATGTGCGGGGTGCAATCGTTGTCCACAATCCACTCATAGAGC
The genomic region above belongs to Pseudomonas poae and contains:
- a CDS encoding ClpXP protease specificity-enhancing factor yields the protein MNSSRPYLVRALYEWIVDNDCTPHMLVNSEFPAVQVPQGFASDGQIVLNVSPSAVRHLHMDNEAVSFEGRFGGVPHTLFVPIGAILGIYARENGQGMVFDLESPFEEDETIENQDGDDVPPPDAEPPRPSGRPSLKVVK